CGCAATCCAGTTGTATTCGGTCTGGTCGGCGTCGCTTGCGATATCATCGTCTTCGATATAGGCGCCGCTGTCACCGAGGTTCACATTCAGCAAAATGCTCTCATGTGATCCCGCGCTGTTGCCGTAAGTGTCGGAAAAACCAATAGTGATGCTGTTGTCATACTCGCGCAGACCGCGAACGTGATCGACTCCATCAGAGTTCAAGCCAATGCCGGCGTCTACGTTGTGATGCATGTGCCATGTGGCATCGTTCCAACGCGCCTCGACAAGGGTCTCCTCATTGGTTGTCTCGTCGATTGCATAGAGGCGCAGGGCGGTATCTTCATAGATGTTGCCGAGGCTTCCTCCCCAATCGCGCAGTTCGTAGCGATCCGCCGAAAAGACAGAGGGATCCTCATTCAACGTGAAGGAGTCCGGCAACATAAAGAAGCCAATGTGATCGCCTGAACTCACATCGAGATCGACTGAAGACTCTCCTGCTACCAAAGCACCTTCGCCTGCTGCCGCATCGGCAAAGAGCAATGTCACATCATAGATCAGCCCGTTTTCGGCGATTTTATACATGCCGACCGTGCTTCGAAAGCCGGCTGAGCCACCTAGGTACGTCACACTGGGCGGTGGTACCGAGTTGGTCTCGGGTTCATTCGTCTGAGTTGGCATAACTGCCCCCTTTGATGGTTAACAAACAAAGGTGAAGCTACGATTGAACGCAACTCGGCGGTTAGGGCTTCGGGTTTGGAAGGTTGCTCTAACGGCTACGAGGCTACCCGATGGGATGGAAGCGATTGCATGACCTCACGTGGGCGATCGGCGGGACAATAATCGCGATGATTGGGAGTACGTAGCGGAAGGCTTGGGTCACTTCTTGTGAGGCCCTGTGGGCTATTCCGCTTCCCAGTATATCAGTGCACACCCGCCACACCCAAACAGGGGCATTTTCGGGGGCATTCTGGGCCCGATGGTAACCTAGGCACCTAGCAAATACTCAAGAAAGGAAGATGGCTGGGGTGGTAGGATACCTTGCTTCTCGATAGCGTTCTTCGGCTTTACCTGAGCACGTAGCAAACTGGGGCACTTTCGGGGGCATTTCTCGGGCCCGGTGACATGAGGTACCTCGACATCCCAGCCATCCTTCGGGTGCAGCGGGTGCTCTCTCTGGCTCTACGCGGATGAGCTGTCTCACGTGTGCTGCCAAAGGAGGCCTCGCTGGCGGGATCGATGCAGCTTCCCAATAAGTACCAGCAATGGGAGGCGGCGGAGCCTTTCGATCTATCGCACCATCGACAGTGGCTTGGCCCAAGTTGCCACAAATTGGCAGTCGATATAAACTTGCCGCTAAAGCGCCACGTGGAGGAACGATTGGTTTGCAATCCCGCACCACCCAAGGTCACACATGTGCCTGACTATTTTGCAATCGGAACCTGCCCTTTTTGCAGAACCCAATCCATTGTTTCACACCATGACTTGGAAAGCCTAGGCCGCCCCAAGGACGGGACCGCTGAATGGGTTTGTACACTGTGCAAGAACATTAAGAAGTGCTCACAATAAGTACCAGTAATGCGGATAGGGAAGAAAAGCTCCAGCTGCAACGCGATAGAGTAGGATGTATTCCTGAAAGATGTTCGTCGTGCTCGTCCACTGTCGCAAACATGCGTGGTTTTATCGGACGGGGTTGGAAGGAGTCTTGATGACCCGGACCCGGATATTCAATTTCTAACGAGCATAGTGTTTGGCTTTTGGCATCTTGCCAATTCCTGGATTGAATGAATTTGTTGGGTCGCAGCATTTGTAGTGGGAAGCAAGGTCTTCTTTGGCTTTGTACAAATGACCCACATTGTGCTCAGCGGGATATTCCGCTCCGCGGCTGTCAAAGATAGCTAGCATCGCAGCCTTTATTTCTTTCGGATCTTCACCCTTTTTGACTATGTAGTCTTGGTGCATCACGTGGCACATAAAATGACCATAGTAGAGCTTGGCGACCAATTTGTTTTCGATCTCCGGTGGCAAAACTTCCAACCAATCCCGATCGTTCCTGCGCAACGCAACATCCAGGGCGATAATGTCCTGAACTTCGGAACCGTGGATCGCCATATATCGTACTGCGGCGCCCGCGGCGGCGAAACGATGTAAGCCAGCGATTTTACTTTCGCGCGGAGTGCATTCGAAGACATCGGCGTCTTTGCTTGCGACGAATTTTGGAAGATACGCGCGAGCTTCGTCGATTCCGCCGCACTTCATTTTCAAGATCAGATGGTGTTCGAATTTGTCCCGAAATTCTATCATTCGCTTTGGGAGGACTCGCGGTACGATTGCGGCAAACGCTTGCATAAAGCGATCGGTGAAGTTCTTTAAAAGTGGGATATTTTTCAGCCGAGCATCTACCGCGCCTTTTAGTGCAAAGAATGACGGCAAACGGTCAGTTCCGAGTTTATCAATCATCCAAACGGTATCTTTGCCGTAACGCGTTGTAATATCAAACACCTCGCGCTGCATGTATTCAGCGCTTACTGGTAAGTCTTTGAACTCACTTAAAATATGACGGCGCAGCGAACCAAGATCATCAGCTGAATTGGTGCCGATATAAAAAACCTGTTCCGCTTCATTTTTGGCGAACGTGTCAAGCCGTACCGCAAATACAGCAAGTTTTCCGGCGCAGCCCGCACTCTCATAGAGCTTTGCTTTGTCCGCATTATATCGCGCTGGCGTATCTGCCTCTACGTCTCGGACAATCTGCGCATAGTCGCTGGCGGATGCTTTTTTGTTGCTGGTTCTAGGTGTGTGGTCGAAATTTCCGTTGTCGAGATTGGACAGAATTTCCTCAGGAGTGTCACCTAGCTCGATATCCAGATGATTTACCAAGGACAAGCGCCCATCTTTATCGATTTGCGCATAGAGTGAAAGCTCTGTGTATACTGGTCCGCGCTCTACTAAAGACCCACCGGAGTTGTTGCAGACCCCGCCAATGATAGAAGCTCCAATACATGATGATCCGATCACCGAATGGGGCTCTCGCCCTAGCGGTGCGAGAAGTTTCTCCAAAGCAAATAGTGTCGCCCCGGGAAAGCTGACGACCTGAGTGCCTTCGTTTAAAAGCTCGATCCGATCCATCCGTCGCGTGTTAATCAGAACAACATCCCGGTCATAAGAGCCTGACGGGGTCGACCCTTCTGTCAGGCCAGTGTTGGCGGCTTGCATAATAACGATCTTGTCCGCTTCTACGCATGCGACCAACACTTTCCATTGTTCAAGTAAACTGCCTGGGCATACGACACAAAGAGCTTCGCCTCCTCCAGATCGAAACCCTGTACGAAATCGCTCGGTTGCGCGCTGGCCCACAAGCACGTTTCGACGGCCCACCGCCGCTTTGAGTCTGGAAAGAAGTTCTGTGTCAGTCATAGTGGCGCTTCCTACGCAATCTTTGCTCGTTCTGGCTCAGCAAACCTGAGGTTGCCACGACTTAAGTCAGCAATGCTGCGCGCGCCCATCAGTTTCATATCGCGTTCGATCTCAGCCTTCATCTGCCCAAGTGCGCGCTCCACGCCTGCTTGTCCCGCTGCTGCGAGAGGGAAGAGATAGTAGCGTCCAAGTCCCACAGCTTTCGCGCCGACCGACAAGGCCTTTAAGACATGCGTTCCCCGCTGTACTCCGCTATCCATGATGACATCGAGCTTGTCGCCCACGGCATCCACAATTTCGGCCAGTTGATCGAAAGGTGTACGAGACCCGTCGAGCTGTCGTCCACCATGGTTGGACAAGATAATGCCGGTACAGCCGATCTCGACAGCGCGCTTTGCGTCTTCCACAGACATCACGCCCTTTAGACAAAACTGCCCGTTCCAATCTCGTACCATCTGGGCCACATCGTCCCAACTCATCGACGGGTCCAGCATCTCGGTGAAGTAGCGTCCAATTGAAAGCGCGCCCCCGGCCATGTCGACATGTTCGTCGAGTTGCGGCAGGCGGAACTTTTCGTGGGTCACATAGTTGATGCCCCACATTGGTTTGAGCCCGAATTGGACCATGCCACCAAGGGTCAGGCGAAATGGGATCGAAAATCCGGTGCGAAGGTCACGTTCGCGATTGCCGCCTGTGATACTATCTACTGTCAACATCATGACTTCGACACCCGCTTGTTTCGCGCGCTGCATCATGGCCCTGTTCAAGCCCCGGTCTTTATGAAAATAGAATTGATAGACCTGTGGATTGGAGTGGGTCTGGCGCAGTTCCTCAAGAGATACTGTACCCAAAGAAGACACTCCGAACATCGTGCCATACTTTTCAGCCGCTGCCGCCACAGCGCGCTCACCTTTGTGATGAAACAAACGCTGTAGCGCTGTCGGAGAACAATAGACCGGCATATCCAGCTTTTGCCCCATGACAGTAACAGACATGTCGACATCGTCTACGCCCCGGAGAACTGATGGAAGAAGATCGCATGCATTGAATGCAGCTGTGTTCTTGGCCATTGTCACTTCGTCGTCAGCACCGCCATCGATATAGTTGAAGATCGGCCCTGGAAGCCTCCGCCGCGCAAGGCGGCGAAAGTCCTTATAATTATGGCAATCTTTCAGTCGCATCGCCTAGTTCCCATATGCCAGCGCAGGAAGCCAGGTGGTAAGTTCTGGGAAAACGAAGACAATGCCGAGACCCAAAAGCTGTAGAAGTACAAAGGGGATAACACC
This is a stretch of genomic DNA from Cognatishimia activa. It encodes these proteins:
- a CDS encoding alpha-hydroxy acid oxidase, with protein sequence MRLKDCHNYKDFRRLARRRLPGPIFNYIDGGADDEVTMAKNTAAFNACDLLPSVLRGVDDVDMSVTVMGQKLDMPVYCSPTALQRLFHHKGERAVAAAAEKYGTMFGVSSLGTVSLEELRQTHSNPQVYQFYFHKDRGLNRAMMQRAKQAGVEVMMLTVDSITGGNRERDLRTGFSIPFRLTLGGMVQFGLKPMWGINYVTHEKFRLPQLDEHVDMAGGALSIGRYFTEMLDPSMSWDDVAQMVRDWNGQFCLKGVMSVEDAKRAVEIGCTGIILSNHGGRQLDGSRTPFDQLAEIVDAVGDKLDVIMDSGVQRGTHVLKALSVGAKAVGLGRYYLFPLAAAGQAGVERALGQMKAEIERDMKLMGARSIADLSRGNLRFAEPERAKIA
- the dld gene encoding D-lactate dehydrogenase; this translates as MTDTELLSRLKAAVGRRNVLVGQRATERFRTGFRSGGGEALCVVCPGSLLEQWKVLVACVEADKIVIMQAANTGLTEGSTPSGSYDRDVVLINTRRMDRIELLNEGTQVVSFPGATLFALEKLLAPLGREPHSVIGSSCIGASIIGGVCNNSGGSLVERGPVYTELSLYAQIDKDGRLSLVNHLDIELGDTPEEILSNLDNGNFDHTPRTSNKKASASDYAQIVRDVEADTPARYNADKAKLYESAGCAGKLAVFAVRLDTFAKNEAEQVFYIGTNSADDLGSLRRHILSEFKDLPVSAEYMQREVFDITTRYGKDTVWMIDKLGTDRLPSFFALKGAVDARLKNIPLLKNFTDRFMQAFAAIVPRVLPKRMIEFRDKFEHHLILKMKCGGIDEARAYLPKFVASKDADVFECTPRESKIAGLHRFAAAGAAVRYMAIHGSEVQDIIALDVALRRNDRDWLEVLPPEIENKLVAKLYYGHFMCHVMHQDYIVKKGEDPKEIKAAMLAIFDSRGAEYPAEHNVGHLYKAKEDLASHYKCCDPTNSFNPGIGKMPKAKHYAR